ACACCAAACGGCACAGTTTTTGATCGATGGGCAACGAGGCGCGGTGTTCAATGGCGCGTTCGATCCGACGCAGGAAAAACTCCGCATCCAGATCCTGTTTGCGATACGAAAACCGCCGCGCAACGATCTGCGAGTTCGGATTGTAAATGGCGCTTCCTAAAGTGCGACCTTTCGTGTCGCGAAGAGAGATGACATCGCCAGGAGCAGGATTTCCCAGGACATTTTTAACATCGCTCGCATAGACCCATTCGTGGCCATGAAACAAACGGGAACGAGGCTGAACGGTGAGCGCAAACATAGGGAACTTTTCTTGCCATCCACCGTTATTTTTGTGAAACCACGCGGCGGTCGTGCAAACCTCAGGACAGATGCGACAGCACCTGCCCCAAAATCGACAGCATTTTTAGTGCTGGTTGCAAAACTCTTCGAAGCGGTCCATGCCGGCGTTGATCACATCAAGGCTGGTCGCATAGCTGAAACGGATGGTGTAGTCGGAACCAAAAGCGATGCCTGGAACGGCAGCCACCTTCTGCTTGCTGAGAAGTTTCTCGGCGAAGTTGACCGACTTGATGCCGAACTGTTCGATGTCGACCAGGAAGTAGAAAGCGCCTTGTGGCTCGACGACGCGCAATTTTTTGATGTTGCGCAAACGGTCGAGCATGAACTCACGACGCACGTTGAACTCATCACGCATGTCCGAAACGATGTTCTGGTCGCCATTGAGGGCGGCGATCCCACCGTATTGGGCAAATGTGGTGGGGTTCGAAGTGGTGTGGCTCTGGATCGTGTCGATCGCTTTGGCGATTTCTTTCGGAGCAGCCGTGTAGCCAAGACGCCAGCCGGTCATCGCGTAAGCTTTGGAGAAGCCGTTGATGGTGATGGTGAGGTCGTAAACTTCTTTGCCGAGCGAAGCGATGCTGACATGCTCGTTGTCGTTGTAGACAAGTTTTTCGTAAATCTCATCGGAGAGGATGACGATGTCTTCGCCAACCGCGATTTCGGCAAGCTTTTCGAGTTCATCTTTGCTGTAAACCGATCCAGTGGGGTTGCCGGGGGTGTTCAAGATGATCATCTTGGTCATCGGCGACATCGCCTCTTCAAATTCCTCAGGAGTCAGCTTCCAGCCGTTTTCCGCCTTGGTTTCGACGAAAACAGGCACCGCGCCAACCATGCGCACCATTTCAGGATAGCTGGTCCAGTAAGGGGCAGGGATGATCACTTCGTCGCCAGGGTTGCACACGGCGAGGATGGCGTTGTAACAGGAGTGTTTGGCTCCGCAGTTGACGCTGATCTGGGAAGGCTCATAGCTGATGCCGTTGTCCATGCTCAGTTTGGCAGAAAGGGCTTCACGCAGCTCAAGCAGACCGGCGCTCTCAGTGTAGCGGGTGTGACCATCTTGAAGTGCCTTGATGGCAGCTTCGGTGATGTGCTTTGGAGTGTTGAAATCAGGCTCGCCAGCACCGAAGCTGAGAACATCGACTCCTTGTTTTTTCAGTTCCTTGGCCTGACTGGTGATTGAGAGCGTCAGTGAGGGGGAAAGTTCGGCGATGTGCTTGGCAATAAGGTCCATGAGTGCGGGCTGTGGTAAAATGGTGGGCGGGTATAAAACGAGAGCAACATGCCTTTGTCAACGAAAGCGAAACAAAAGCTCGCGAAGGGGCAAACGATGTCCACGCAATTTTTTGATGGCATGCCTTCCATTCTTCGCTATGGAAGCTCCATGCTTTTAGGAACCATCTATGCCATCGCATTTCTCATCCTTGGGGGTATCGCCTTCGCCTACCTCAAAAAAGGGGAATCATAACGCTTCGACGTCAAACAAGGCATTAAAAGGCGGGGCACAGGCACAAGAAGCCGTGCACTCTCCATAATGGCCATCCCTGAAGATTGGGGCACTTGTGGATCACCCACGCCCTTGTTCAAACTGAAAACTGAATAGCTATCTCAAGCCATCACTCGCGCTGCGGCGGGACTTCAAAATGATTCGTGAACTGGTCGCCGTGTTGGTGGTCGGAGGTGTGTAAACCACCGTTCCGTTAGCCATGGTCTTCGACTGATATCCATTTGGCGTAACCGCCGTGTTTTGAGCAAGAATCACCGGCGATTCATACGGGGCCGGAGCAGGAAAATTCTGCGGCGGTGGCAGCACCGATGGCACCGGAGCCCGTCCAGGCACATTTGGCTTCGGATCGAGGAAGATTGGTGGTTGCTGACCAGGCCGAAGCGTCGGAGCAGGTGAAGATGGCAGCGACATTCTCGATGGGAGTTTTCCCTGAACAATGAGAACGCGTGTGCCGATGCCAACCCTCTCGAACAAGTCGATGACATCTTGCGACTTCATTCGCACGCAACCATAGCTCACCGGCTTGCCAATATTCAGCTCATCTGCCGTGCCATGAATGTAAATGCAGCGGCGATAGGCGTTTTTGTTTTGCGCTTCCATGCCACGCAGCCACATGATTCTAGAAACAATTGGATCTCGCCCTGGAGTGCCGGGTTTGATCACCTCTCCCGTCGGCTGGCGTCCTTTGTAAACGGTGCCGCTTCTCGCGCCGTGCCCCACCTTGGCCACCACTTCATGCAAACCCAAAGGAGTGCTGTAGGTGCCGGGTTTGTCCCCGAGACCAAATTTCGAAGTGGACACTGGAAACGACTTCGCAGTCTTTCCATCCGAGCCATACAGGGCAATTTTCTGCTGCGCCACACTCACCACCACATTCGCCGCTTGAGCGGGTTTTGACTCCTTTTTGAACGAACTGCACTGGCAACAAAGCATTGAGATCATGCCGACAGCCAACCCTCTTCCCAGCGAACCAGGATTCCACGAAATCAGAGAATGGATTTCTAATGGTTTCAACGACAGAATAAGTTTGGCTGTATAATTAACAAACATTAACTTTTTTGCAAGCGGTTGATTGATTTTCGCTCAGAAAGGCGAATGAGCCCGATTTAGACGCCGCAAGATGTGTGCCGTTCAATTCACTTCATGCAATCGCTGGATCTGAACTGGCCTCCTGCGGCGGAGGCGGAGGTGACAAATTCAGTCCGGAAAACCAGCGCATGGCGGAAGATGCGACGACGTAAGTGAAGCCGAATTGAAACAACCCGAGAAAAACTGCGTTGAGCCAGCGCTCATCGAGCATGGCACCCACGAGAAGGGCGGAAAAATAAATGGCCAGCGCGAATTCCAGCCAGAACGAGATGGATCGGGTCGCCTTGTAGCGACTGCGCTTGCGTTGAGCCACGGCCTGCTGGCCATATTTCGGGGTCCGGACAAAATCCGACTGCTTGTTGAACAAAGCCTCCAAAACCGCCATGCCATTGTTGATGCTCATGCCAATTCCCAATGCCAGCAGCAATGGAAGCAACGGCAGACATTTGATCCAATCCCAAGCTGAACGAGCCAGCACCATCTGGGCGCTCGTGTAAAAAACGATGCTCGAGACAGTGGCAAAAAAGAAAACCGGCAGGTCAACGAGCAGCATCTTCACGGGGCCACTCTCGAACACGAAGTTGGATGGATAAACCATGATCAGCACGCACAGCATCAACAAATAGGTAAAGTTCACCGTCAGATGAGCCGTGGCTTCGAGTTTGACTCGCAAGGATTGGTCGCTTTTCCAAACACGCCCCAGCATTTTCTTGCACACCTGCACGCTGCCTTTGGTCCAGCGATGTTGTTGCGATTTAAAGCCATCCATGTCCGGTGGAAGTTCCGCCGGGACCGACACATCCTTGAGATAATGAAAGCGCCATCCCTTCATCTGAGCGCGATAGCTGAGGTCCATGTCCTCGGTGAGGGTGTCATGTTCCCAGCCTCCGGCATCGATGATGGCCTTCTTCCTCCAGATGCCCGCAGTGCCATTGAAGTTGAAGAAAAGCGAACCGCGACTGCGGGCCGGCTGCTCCAAGGCTAGGTGACCATCCAGCATCATAGCCTGGAGGCGGGTCAAAAGGCTGTCCTTCCGATTGCCGTGTTCCCAACGAGCCTGCACCAATCCCACTTTTTCATCCGTGAAAAAATCGATCATCTTGCGCAGCACATCCGGTCCCGGAAGAAAGTCCGCGTCAAAAATCATGATGAACTCCCCTTTCACCCGATTCATCGCCTCGTCCAAGGCACCCGCTTTGAAACCAACCCGGTTGGTGCGATGGAGATGCTCGACATCAAATCCCTGCGCCCTCAGTTCAGCAGCCCCATCTTCACAAACCGCCTTGGTTTCATCCGTGGAGTCATCCAAAATCTGTATCTGCAGCTTCTCTCTCGGGTAATCCAACTGGCTCACCGACTCCAGAAGACGCCTCACCACGTGAACTTCATTAAAAACCGGCAACTGCACTGTTACTACGGGCAACTCTGCAAATTTTGATGTTGGCTCGGGCTCCTCCTTCCGATGTTTCCAATACAGCCACAGGATTCGTAATCGATGGGCACCAAAGGCGCTTAATCCGGCAAATACGATCACGTAGCATATTAGCCAGAGCGTCAAGGTCCAGGAGGTCATAAAAGATGGTCAGCAGTTACAAGAAATCGGACGCGAACGATGTTTCCCATAAGGTGAACCGTCAAGCAGCAAATGTGCCGTCCCTCAGATCCTGCGCAATGGGCGCTGAATTTTTGGCTCTGTGAATCTCCAATTTTATGTTCTCCGCACAACAACCGCTTCAAGTCTTGCTGGCGCTCAACTCGTTCTCCGCTATAATTCACCTCTTGTTCACCATGTGTTCCACGTCATTTTTCCGTCTTCCTTGCGCAGCAATGGTCATTGCCGCCCTTTCATTGCCAGGGATTCTCTGCGCTCAGGAGAAGCAGGAGACGAAAACGGCCAAGATTCCTGAGTCGCTCATCGGCGACGAACATTTGCGGGAGGAATTCGGCGTTAACGAGTTCACCACACCATCCATCCGCAAGGTGTTTGATCAGCTCGATGCCTTGGGCACGTTGCCCTACGACAAGCTGAAGCGCCCTATCAGCGAAAAGGCCCCGGCTGATCGTGTGGTCATTGCGCTCGGCTTGGGCATGCTGATCGGAGACGGATTCCTCATCGTCCAGTGCGAGAAGGTGGAAGAGATGGAAGGATTGGGTCGTGCGCTTCTTCGTTACGCCAAGGCCCTCGGTGCTGGCGTTCGGATTGGCAAACACAGCCAAAGTTTGCTCGAGAACAGCATTTTGGGCGACTGGGACAAACTTCGCGATGAACTTGCCGCCACGCAGGTGGATGTCGAAGCGGAAATGGTGCTCCTACGTGACGTCGAAGTTGCCCACCTGATCGCCCTCGGAGGCTGGTTGCGTGCGTTCGAGATCAGCACCGAAGCGGTTGCGGAAAGCTACTCCGAAGAAAAGAGCCGTAATCTCGGTCGGGCCGACATCGTCGAATATTTCATTGCCACCCTGGACGGATTGCACCCCAAACTGCGTCAGTTGCCCTACATTGTCGATCTCATCGAAGGCCTTCATGCCATGCTTCCGCTCCTGGATGTTCCCGAAGGCAAAGCTTTCACAGAGGCCGAAGTGAAGGACTTGCGCGAAAAAGCCCAGCTTCTGGCGCGAGTGGTCACTGGTCAACTGCCCCGCTAAGGCTGGTCGATCAAGTGCTCCACAAACAGACGCTTTGCCTTGCGTCTCAGCCAGCGATCACCCGGCAGATTGATTTTTGCCGGACCATCCGGCTTGATCATGGACATGGCTGACTCCAACTCATGGTTTCCAATGCCTCTCGCTTGATCGATATGGCGGAGCCAAATATCAATCACCCGTGACAGGAGGGCACCGTGCAATTTTTGTAATCTGGTCGTGATTTTCAGCCCTCCATCCGCCAACAACAAGCCTTCCTCCTCAGCGAACTCCATCGCCTGCCCATGTAGAAACTCATCATCCCGCGATGCCGCGGCCCCAGCACGAACCAGCATCGTCGATACATCACGATCGAGCACCTCATTCAACAACGGCAACACCTCATTCCTCAGGCGGTTACGCCTAAACGAACCCAAGGCATTGCTGCCATCCTCGCGATATATTAATTTGTTCTCCTCCACATAGGCATCAATCTCCACACGGGTCACGTTCAGCAGCGGCCGCAGTTTGACCAGTCCCCTACCCGTCTCCGCCGACAAATTGATGCCTCGCATGCCTCGTAAGGCGGTTCCCCGACAGAGATTGCCCAGGATCGTCTCCGCCTGATCGTCCGCATGATGCGCCAGGAAAAGAAACCGCGTCTCCACCATCGAAGCCAAAGACTCGAAAAATTTCTCCCTCACTTCTCTCGCCGCGAGTTCCAATGAGATCTTGCGCTGTGCGGCTACGCGCTGCACCTCCACCTTTCGCGTCTCGCATCGCATTCCCAATCTCGTCGTCAGCCGCTTCACAAATGCTGCATCCTGCCCCGACTCACGACCGCGCAAAGCATGGTTGAGATGCCCCACCACCAGACCTTTCCATCCGAGTGAAACCATCGCGCACAGTAAAACCACCGAGTCCCGCCCGCCCGACACGCCGATCAACACCGGAGCTTCTGGCGTCAGATCCGTATGCTGCGCACGCAGCTTCTCCAGGGCGGATTGGAGCTCGGTAAGCAGTGACACTTCATCCAATCCTTTCCGCACCAAAGTAAGGGCGCAAGGCTTCAGGAAGCAGAATGCTCCCGTCCGCTTGCTGACCACTCTCCACCAAAGCCACGAACAGACGCGCCAGCGCCGTGCCCGAACCATTCAA
This is a stretch of genomic DNA from Phragmitibacter flavus. It encodes these proteins:
- the tilS gene encoding tRNA lysidine(34) synthetase TilS, which codes for MSLLTELQSALEKLRAQHTDLTPEAPVLIGVSGGRDSVVLLCAMVSLGWKGLVVGHLNHALRGRESGQDAAFVKRLTTRLGMRCETRKVEVQRVAAQRKISLELAAREVREKFFESLASMVETRFLFLAHHADDQAETILGNLCRGTALRGMRGINLSAETGRGLVKLRPLLNVTRVEIDAYVEENKLIYREDGSNALGSFRRNRLRNEVLPLLNEVLDRDVSTMLVRAGAAASRDDEFLHGQAMEFAEEEGLLLADGGLKITTRLQKLHGALLSRVIDIWLRHIDQARGIGNHELESAMSMIKPDGPAKINLPGDRWLRRKAKRLFVEHLIDQP
- a CDS encoding L,D-transpeptidase; the encoded protein is MISMLCCQCSSFKKESKPAQAANVVVSVAQQKIALYGSDGKTAKSFPVSTSKFGLGDKPGTYSTPLGLHEVVAKVGHGARSGTVYKGRQPTGEVIKPGTPGRDPIVSRIMWLRGMEAQNKNAYRRCIYIHGTADELNIGKPVSYGCVRMKSQDVIDLFERVGIGTRVLIVQGKLPSRMSLPSSPAPTLRPGQQPPIFLDPKPNVPGRAPVPSVLPPPQNFPAPAPYESPVILAQNTAVTPNGYQSKTMANGTVVYTPPTTNTATSSRIILKSRRSASDGLR
- a CDS encoding pyridoxal phosphate-dependent aminotransferase, yielding MDLIAKHIAELSPSLTLSITSQAKELKKQGVDVLSFGAGEPDFNTPKHITEAAIKALQDGHTRYTESAGLLELREALSAKLSMDNGISYEPSQISVNCGAKHSCYNAILAVCNPGDEVIIPAPYWTSYPEMVRMVGAVPVFVETKAENGWKLTPEEFEEAMSPMTKMIILNTPGNPTGSVYSKDELEKLAEIAVGEDIVILSDEIYEKLVYNDNEHVSIASLGKEVYDLTITINGFSKAYAMTGWRLGYTAAPKEIAKAIDTIQSHTTSNPTTFAQYGGIAALNGDQNIVSDMRDEFNVRREFMLDRLRNIKKLRVVEPQGAFYFLVDIEQFGIKSVNFAEKLLSKQKVAAVPGIAFGSDYTIRFSYATSLDVINAGMDRFEEFCNQH
- a CDS encoding glycosyltransferase, which translates into the protein MTSWTLTLWLICYVIVFAGLSAFGAHRLRILWLYWKHRKEEPEPTSKFAELPVVTVQLPVFNEVHVVRRLLESVSQLDYPREKLQIQILDDSTDETKAVCEDGAAELRAQGFDVEHLHRTNRVGFKAGALDEAMNRVKGEFIMIFDADFLPGPDVLRKMIDFFTDEKVGLVQARWEHGNRKDSLLTRLQAMMLDGHLALEQPARSRGSLFFNFNGTAGIWRKKAIIDAGGWEHDTLTEDMDLSYRAQMKGWRFHYLKDVSVPAELPPDMDGFKSQQHRWTKGSVQVCKKMLGRVWKSDQSLRVKLEATAHLTVNFTYLLMLCVLIMVYPSNFVFESGPVKMLLVDLPVFFFATVSSIVFYTSAQMVLARSAWDWIKCLPLLPLLLALGIGMSINNGMAVLEALFNKQSDFVRTPKYGQQAVAQRKRSRYKATRSISFWLEFALAIYFSALLVGAMLDERWLNAVFLGLFQFGFTYVVASSAMRWFSGLNLSPPPPPQEASSDPAIA